Within Pirellulales bacterium, the genomic segment AGCCCTCGTGGCTTTTTTCAACCTCGCCAAGTGCGAAGCAAAGCTTCGCACGGCTCGCAAAATAACGACTTACGTCGATATTTTGCCATCGCATCCCTGCGATGTCGCAGCCCGTTGAGTTCTTCAACAGGCTGCTAGGCCGGGGACGAATCAACAGCCGCGCGTGTGGCCTGTTCGGTAAGCGGGGCCTGCGCCCCGGACGCCGGTCGGGTGCCCTGTGCGCACCGCGGCACGAGAGTTTGCTCCTGGTGCGCGAGAACGCACTCTACTGTCCTGGCCTCGGTGAGGCTGGCTACAGAAGCCACGCTGCACGTTTTCCGAATCTGCAAGTTCTCCCGCCCGCCCTGACCTGTGGTTTGACTTCGCCAATCCATCGCGGGATGATGGCAAAATCGGTGCAACGCTTGTTACCGAGCAGGCCGAAGCCGCTGGGGGACCTCAGCCAGCCGGCGATCGGCCCCCCCTGGGAACTTTTGACGCCTACAGGGCATCTTAATCGTGGCTCCCGAGCAGGATGACGACTGCCTGATCGACGAAGCCTTGGCCGGTCGCCCTGACGCCTTTGGCCAACTCGCCGCCCGCTACCAGGACCGGCTGTTCCACGCCATGACGCACATCTCGGGCTCGATCGACGACGCGCGCGATGTGGTGCAGGACGCGCTGGTGCAGGCCTTTTTGAAGCTCGAAACCTTCCGGCGCACGAGCGCCTTTTACACGTGGCTGTACCGTATTGCTTTTAATGTCGCGGCCGGCCGCCGGCGCCGGACCGTCAACCTGCACTCGCTCGACGGCGCCGCGCAACAATCCCTGGCTGACCGCGGTGCAAGGCCCGGTGCGCGGCTCGAGCAGCAAGAAACCGCCTCGCACGTGCAAGCGGCGCTGCAAGCGCTTGCCGAAGAATACCGCACGGTGCTGGTCATGCGCGAAATCGATGGTTGCGACTACGAGATGATCGCCAAAGTCCTC encodes:
- a CDS encoding sigma-70 family RNA polymerase sigma factor, with translation MAPEQDDDCLIDEALAGRPDAFGQLAARYQDRLFHAMTHISGSIDDARDVVQDALVQAFLKLETFRRTSAFYTWLYRIAFNVAAGRRRRTVNLHSLDGAAQQSLADRGARPGARLEQQETASHVQAALQALAEEYRTVLVMREIDGCDYEMIAKVLDLPIGTVRSRLHRARTQMRELLREVLELEKD